A region from the Eretmochelys imbricata isolate rEreImb1 chromosome 16, rEreImb1.hap1, whole genome shotgun sequence genome encodes:
- the TOR2A gene encoding prosalusin has protein sequence MGGGSGPLRFLLLLGAAGSATPWDLRSLRCSFSGACECDFRPDVRGLECDLALNLVGQHLVRQLVVKGVREFLQNHDPVKPLVMSFHGWTGTGKTFVSSMLVRYLFRDGLRSPYVHQFSPIVHFPHAEQIKQYKENLKSWIQGNLTNCGRSVFLFDEMDKMHPGLIDVIIPFLGPSWVVYGTNYRKAIFIFISNGGGEQINQMTLDLWYARKDREEISLQDLESAVSEAVFENPNNGFWKSGIIEEHLIDLLVPFLPLKQHHVKQCVVNELIQQGLTVRQDIIQAVADSIPYFPEEERAFSSTGCKTVASRVTFFS, from the exons ATGGGGGGCGGCTCCGGGCCGCTGcggttcctgctgctgctgggggccgCGGGCTCGGCCACCCCCTGGGACCTGCGCTCCCTGCGCTGCAGCTTCTCGGGCGCCTGCGAGTGCGACTTCCGGCCCGACGTGCGCG GTCTGGAGTGTGACTTGGCCCTGAACCTGGTTGGGCAGCACCTGGTGAGGCAACTGGTGGTGAAAGGAGTGAGGGAGTTTTTACAAAATCATGATCCTGTCAAACCTCTGGTGATGTCCTTCCATGGTTGGACTGGCACAGGGAAAACCTTCGTGAGCTCCATGCTGGTCCGCTACTTGTTCCGAGATGGGCTGCGCAGTCCATATGTCCATCAGTTCTCCCCAATAGTGCACTTTCCCCACGCTGAACAGATCAAGCAGTACAAG GAAAATCTGAAGAGTTGGATCCAGGGGAATTTGACAAACTGTGGCCGATCAgtgtttctctttgatgaaaTGGATAAGATGCACCCAGGTCTGATCGATGTGATTATACCATTCCTTGGACCCTCCTGGGTTGTGTATGGAACCAACTACAGAAAAGCTATCTTCATTTTCATAAG CAACGGAGGAGGTGAGCAAATTAATCAAATGACGCTGGACCTCTGGTATGCCCGCAAGGACCGGGAAGAGATCAGCCTGCAAGATCTGGAATCTGCAGTTTCAGAAGCtgtgtttgaaaatcccaata ATGGGTTTTGGAAGTCTGGAATCATCGAGGAGCACCTCATTGATCTCCTTGTGCCCTTTCTCCCACTGAAGCAACACCACGTGAAGCAGTGTGTGGTGAATGAACTCATCCAGCAAGGCTTAACGGTACGACAGGACATCATTCAGGCAGTTGCTGACAGCATCCCCTActtcccagaggaggagagagcgTTCTCGTCGACAGGCTGCAAAACGGTAGCCTCTCGCGTCACCTTCTTCTCCTAA